A genomic window from Neoarius graeffei isolate fNeoGra1 chromosome 5, fNeoGra1.pri, whole genome shotgun sequence includes:
- the xrcc2 gene encoding DNA repair protein XRCC2 isoform X1 yields the protein MTGRVRMAENGAQLLARIEGRRSLKDIDQHIFPVNGGPAQGDVIEFHGVEGSGKTEMLYHLLSRCILPTHSRGLEVEVVFIDTDYHFDMLRLVSILEARLTSSLPESEVEQVVRSSLGRLSVLHCSSSFQLVLTLHYLEGILCSRPALCLLVIDSISAFYWIDRANGGDSLARQEANLRKCTEILDRLRRDYGVVVFASTHAVMRNYSSSSTASGSSEPSASTPSWKCSSDFDKQYLCRAWQKILTHRLLFSKSDQSGVSEDHKQLFSVACNTVRTKGVHRCVFYITEAGVEFSE from the exons ATGACAGGTCGGGTTAGGATGGCTGAAAATGGGGCACAG TTGTTAGCCAGGATCGAGGGGAGACGATCACTCAAAGACATCGATCAGCACATTTTTCCTGTAAACGGTGGTCCAGCTCAAG GTGATGTCATCGAGTTTCACGGAGTAGAAGGGAGTGGTAAGACAGAGATGTTGTACCACCTTCTGAGCCGCTGCATCCTCCCCACACACAGCAGAGGCCTGGAGGTGGAGGTCGTCTTCATCGACACAGACTACCACTTCGACATGCTGCGTCTGGTGAGCATCCTCGAGGCCCGTCTGACCTCATCACTGCCAGAGAGCGAGGTTGAGCAGGTGGTCCGTTCCAGCCTGGGTCGCCTCTCCGTGCtccactgctccagctccttccagCTCGTCCTCACACTACATTATCTGGAGGGGATCCTATGCAGCCGGCCCGCCCTCTGCCTGCTCGTCATAGACAGCATCTCCGCCTTCTACTGGATAGACCGCGCTAACGGAGGTGACAGCTTGGCTCGGCAGGAAGCCAACCTGCGGAAGTGCACCGAGATCCTGGATAGGCTCAGGAGAGATTACGGCGTTGTTGTTTTTGCCAGCACGCATGCTGTTATGAGGAATTATTCATCCAGCTCGACAGCGTCTGGATCGTCAGAGCCGAGCGCATCCACTCCTTCATGGAAATGCAGCTCAGACTTCGACAAGCAGTATCTCTGCCGAGCCTGGCAAAAAATACTCACACACAGACTTCTGTTCTCAAAAAGTGACCAGAGTGGTGTATCTGAGGACCACAAGCAACTTTTCTCAGTGGCATGTAACACTGTAAGGACTAAAGGTGTTCATCGATGCGTGTTTTACATCACAGAAGCAGGTGTTGAGTTCAGCGAGTGA
- the xrcc2 gene encoding DNA repair protein XRCC2 isoform X2 encodes MLYHLLSRCILPTHSRGLEVEVVFIDTDYHFDMLRLVSILEARLTSSLPESEVEQVVRSSLGRLSVLHCSSSFQLVLTLHYLEGILCSRPALCLLVIDSISAFYWIDRANGGDSLARQEANLRKCTEILDRLRRDYGVVVFASTHAVMRNYSSSSTASGSSEPSASTPSWKCSSDFDKQYLCRAWQKILTHRLLFSKSDQSGVSEDHKQLFSVACNTVRTKGVHRCVFYITEAGVEFSE; translated from the coding sequence ATGTTGTACCACCTTCTGAGCCGCTGCATCCTCCCCACACACAGCAGAGGCCTGGAGGTGGAGGTCGTCTTCATCGACACAGACTACCACTTCGACATGCTGCGTCTGGTGAGCATCCTCGAGGCCCGTCTGACCTCATCACTGCCAGAGAGCGAGGTTGAGCAGGTGGTCCGTTCCAGCCTGGGTCGCCTCTCCGTGCtccactgctccagctccttccagCTCGTCCTCACACTACATTATCTGGAGGGGATCCTATGCAGCCGGCCCGCCCTCTGCCTGCTCGTCATAGACAGCATCTCCGCCTTCTACTGGATAGACCGCGCTAACGGAGGTGACAGCTTGGCTCGGCAGGAAGCCAACCTGCGGAAGTGCACCGAGATCCTGGATAGGCTCAGGAGAGATTACGGCGTTGTTGTTTTTGCCAGCACGCATGCTGTTATGAGGAATTATTCATCCAGCTCGACAGCGTCTGGATCGTCAGAGCCGAGCGCATCCACTCCTTCATGGAAATGCAGCTCAGACTTCGACAAGCAGTATCTCTGCCGAGCCTGGCAAAAAATACTCACACACAGACTTCTGTTCTCAAAAAGTGACCAGAGTGGTGTATCTGAGGACCACAAGCAACTTTTCTCAGTGGCATGTAACACTGTAAGGACTAAAGGTGTTCATCGATGCGTGTTTTACATCACAGAAGCAGGTGTTGAGTTCAGCGAGTGA